ATCTTCACAAGAGGGTTTAGGGATCTACCTCAGCATTCCTCTTGAGATCTTCAGCCTCAGCCTCGCTGTACTCCATATCCAGACCATCTTCATTTCCAGAGTCATCATCAGAGCACAACAGCTCAGGTAAAGAGTTATTAAACTCTATGAGAACATAAGACTTcagtttaacacacacacacacacgcagctTTAACATTCAAAGAGGAGCAGAGATGTTCAGATCGTCTGACCTTGTAGACTGAGCTCAGTAGCTCTCTTCAGATCATCATCTTCTCTCATCTCTCTCGCCTCCTGTGGTGTTAACACAAGACTTTAATACTTCTCTCATTCCTCATTCCATAAGTCTGAGATGAAGATGATGTTCTTACATGTTCCTGCAGGCTTTGAGCGAGGGCCTGCTGCAGTTCCTGCTCCTCACGCTCCTGATCCAAACTATACTGCTGTACCCAGTCCATTTCTCCCTGCGCCCCCTCAGGAGTCTGGTTCTCCTTGTTCTCATCCATAGTCAGGTCCAGAGACTCAAGAGCATCTGGACATAAACCGTTTAAACATTGCATGTCATGCCCTAGACATTGTGCAAACAATACAAGTATATGATCATAGACATAGTTTGCAGTGGCGCACCTGTAGGCTGTTTCTCTCCATCCAGTAGGTTTAAATGATGAGTCAGGTCCTGACTATCGGTATCTCCAATCCCCGTATCAGGACTACTGGTAGGCTCGTCGTCAGGGCATGCAGGCAGGATAGTGTCATCATGATTATTCTCCATCACAGCTTCAAGAATCTCATCATCATTGATGGCATTAAACTCCAAGTGCTCAATCTGTCCATTGTGTTGCACCTAAGGAAAGAGAAAGGGGGGTCTTAGTTTTGTGTGCTCAGGACTGTTACTGTTATTTACATAACACTTACACTTCTGTAAGATCTCTTCACTGCATACATTAAGATtaagggcgttttcacattagcacttttggtgcgcacccgggttcgattgacatcagagtttggtacatttggatgatgtgaacgctgtcttccgaactcaGGTGCGCACCCGCAAAAAtactcgagtccgcttaaaaagggtggtctggggttcgtttcatgtgaactccagatcggttcgctgctaatgtgagcgcaatcgtaccaaatcgcggaagtgaaccgctgttaattacgtattatatggaatgtcccaccaaaacagacgtgtgtgtttgtgtgcgtgcacttaccttgacaacaaaatgcatagaatgcttgctagagttttgttcttatttttttaaacctttggttttgttttcaaagaaataatacagacaCGCACTTTCGTCTGTCTGCcgcaaacatactaaagtcgtttcgatgacaacgcGGTCTTTCCGTCGACGTtaatttttgcggaggcattcagaaatcatctctctgcttgcaGTTAGTCAATCACACTTGTCatcttctcatgttgcttggcaaccgctgtaaacgagaacgcgccggctgcagcttgatgatgcaagcgtaccgcggttcggatgcaaaaataatgtgaacacagtccatggggggcatggggaggggggagcaaTCAAACTCGGGTTCagaccaggcaatcgcaccaaatgtgaaaccgtcctAAAAGCCAAGTACTTTAAATCTCACTGCAGTGGCAATTTATAaagaattaaagaaaaaaattagaCAATCATCAGGGAAATTATAATTATGAAAGCTTTTATTATCATTCATCTCACCTCTTCTGTCCTGTCATCATCTGCTTGATGTTTTCGAGCAACTTTTCTGACGAGCTCTTCCTCACTATCAGAATCACATAACACGATGCTCGAGTTATCCAGCTTCTGCGAACCCTTCCTGTAAACCAAGAGAACAAATGAGTACCTGACCGAGTGACCGTATGCTAGCGTCTGCATGTCAGAGCACTGCTCTCACCGTAGTGTAGAAGAGTTGACAGCCTGTGACGTCTTCAGTGTCCTGGAGCTGAAATAAAACACTTAACCATTAGCATGCATGAACAGCATTACGCTAGCACATAAGTGGCATAAACTGATAACTTCACTTTATAGTTTATAGTTTGACTAATAGGTGGTGCAGTCAAGATGTGGAGACATTAACACACACCGCATCTggttttaacacaaaaatacatgGTACATACATAAGGCCTGCTGTTGAATTCACTGACATGCTTGGTCTATCAATATGATTTTTGTTAtgagaatctccaaattatacATTTTGGAAAATAATCTGCATAAGACCAGGACATAATGCAGCAGAGGAAAGAGAGGAGCGCTGACGTGTGAGGCTTACAGCGTGCTCTGTGCGCTCCAACCGAGGCTGAGAGGAGGACGGGTGGCGTCTGTGCAGTGGGACAGCAGTGTGAGATATTTGGGGATGAAGACCTGCTGGCCCAGCTTGCTGTTTAAAGACAACTGGGTGTTGTAGCTGTAGCGTTTGAGATGAAGGATCAGAACCCTGCACAGAGACAAAACTTATATTTAACTGAAGAACTCATTTAATCTGAATTGATAGTGTCTCTATTTGCCAACCTGGGAAGTCTGCTGAATTTATGAGATACTGTAGCTGATTTTCCACTGCACTTTTCACACGAATACTCAATCTCTTCCATCTAGACAGAATGACAGAGACAGCACTTAATAAATAACTAAAATACTAAACACTGtgaaatcataaaaaaacaaatcacCAGTGTGTAACTGACCCTGAAGAAGAGATCCAGAGAATCCTGTATGGATCTCATTGCAAGAGTTTTCTTCCTGCGAGGAAGATCGATGGACAGATCGTTGAACTGCTCGCGCTTCATCACCACCTCTCCACAACTGTTCGGCATAGAAAACAAGAGCAGTGTTAGTATTTTATGAAGATAAAATAACCACAGATTATAAATTATGAAGTTAGCACAGATTGATTAAATATTGCATACTTTTACACAATAAGTGACTTTTTATAAGTTTATTAAAGACTCGTCAGTGAACAAGCCAAAGGCCACAGTAGCAAGGAAATAAAACGATGTTTAAGTGAAACCTTGAGAAATTAGACTCAACATCTGACACATAAACATAACACTGCTGTAACTAACCAGAGGATGAATACTGTTTGTAAAAAGGTAACTGAGCTGTGAGATTAACTAAAAAGATAAATAATGAACAGATTACTGAGTAAAGTAAGGTACAGCCTACCTCTTACAAGTAATGGTGTGCTGCACCTCAAACTCCATGTTGACAGAGACCGGACAGGTATAGATTCGTGATGTGTCTGCTTCATCTGCTAAGCGAGCGCCCTGAGGCTCCTCCCAGACCGAGGGTTCATTCCTCCAGCTCTTATTGATCTTCTCCACATCCTCCTTTAGCTGATCCAGGCACTGACTCAGGAACTCATGGGCATCCTGGGTTAAGACAGCTGGTTATCACATGCATTACAGGAGTTCATATCATCTTGACTTTCAACAGAGATGTCACATATCTTACATTCTGCATATAGCCAGAAAAACGCTCGGCTGTGGAGGATATAGCATTCTTTACTCGCCGCAAAAGATCTTTCTTCACATCTGGAGACGAGATGTCTTTCTTAGCCAGGAGGTGAGCAAAACGCCTTAAAAAGGAAATCAAAGGATAATTATATTAACGAAGAACTTTAACAGTGCGAAAGATCTGCTCTACAAATTCAGCGTGTTATGACATCACCAGCTTCATACGCTGCCGAGGAAGAGACATGTGGCCTGTTGCATGAAGCGAGTTGAACAAACTCAGTAAAATGTTAACCCAGGTTAATCTGTACAATGATGCTGGTTAGCAACTTTTTCAACTCAGGTTTAAACTTCGGATCATATAATAAAAGGCTGATTTTCCATTGAATATCTAATGCCGTCCAATACAGAAAATGCAGGTGTATGCATTTCTCCACTGAAGAGCAAGAAACTATTAATACtattattaattaaatcttACAATGACCATAAAACCAATTGAAACCTCATAACTCCAACATATTTCATAAAAACATATAATATAAGTGTGTAATATTAGTAAAATATAGGTTTGTGAAAATAATGCTAAACAATACAGTACAGGAATAATGACAAATCAGACTTTAAAGAATCaagaataaaattaaaaactaaTTATAATGAAAACTAAGAGGCAGAtgatgttttgtaaaaaaaataatttacatatGCAAACAGTACCTCAGAAGGGCGTTGATGGGGACTCTCTTCCATGGAATCCCCTGCTTCAACAGGTCATTTGAAAATGAAGGCAAGCTAAAAAGTGACTGGAGGATGGCATTCATGTAACATGTATTTCCAAGGTTGGAGAATCTAAtttttgcaaacaaacaaactatgAATACATGATAATGAACTACAAACATAAAAAGTTAATTCATGCTGGACACTAACCCTTGCAGGGGAGGTTGTGGCTGAGCCGGCGTGGACGGCCGTGGTTTGTTCCAGCCACCATAATCCAATGTTGGACGCACCTTTTTGAAAGGAGTTGAGTGATTGGGTAACACCAGGCTTCTTTTGGCAGAGGAACATTGACCTGTACTGCTAGGCCTGCACAAGAAAAACAGATGAAGAGCACTGAAAATTaacttttcaaacttttttaaaacCTGAAACCCGAGGACACTGATGCTGCGTTAACACCAACCGCatttcaggcgtcaaaatcgcgtctaccggcctagtttgccgcttgaacagtttgaatacATTCGCGCGTCAAGAGCAAAGTAGACGCGTGGACAAAGCGAGCATTTGACGCGCGAcagaggcaaaatccgcttcttgtgggaggggcaagttctatgcggttgtctgtttgcaggatggctgatgttgattgtgcatttatcgagagagttaccggtttgtatttcgtcaccttactatagggggaaaataaatggcgcgggtcgataaacgtcatgtgactcaaaagtgaaatgcgtatttacaacttaccaggttgcccgatgtcctcactgacactgttttaaataaggagacatctaaggctatgtccacacgaagccggtgcattccctatcggATCATTTTTattccttgctctaaaaaaataatccgtaaacaagAAAccactgaaagcggtgtagtatatatgccggaccagtatggggcgctgtaattctgccacagatatacactatacacggagaagaagactttgagcatgcgcatagccaacgtatggcgttgtccattatcgcttgttggtcaccacaattgcatagaagcaatagattttgctgtaataaagctagtaggctttagtagcttctgtagcacgaacacaatcacgtaatccgccgttattgttgttacgtgtgacgcttccaacacgtgatgtgatgacgttttcgcttcacaaaatatacggattggctgtacagacgaaaccacaagggtgtcggtttcagatttatccactttaggacccggtttcaaaaaatagcggattcagtctcccaaaacgccggatccgtgtggatgaaacgccaatatGATAACAAATGTATAAGTATACAGTGATACgggtctccgtgtggacagcccctaaaactttctggaagaGGTGCTCGAAGACCAGGATTGGCACTGGGGGGTCAGCTGTCATTTGCTTAACTTCAAACTCTCTtccatacattacattattactacgcttgCTAGTATGGTTTAATTTCAGGCGCTGTACTCTGCTACTTTTGTTGACCCTTGATTTTTCCTGCTTTTATCAATGtcaagctgctttgaaacaattaaacaattgtgaatagcgctatataaataaaacttatttGAATGGACACCATGTCTCTGATATTTCACTAAAGATTCAGAAAGCAGAGTTGGTGTAACAGTTCACAACACAAATAACAATTAAGCCAGAAGATCTTTACCGGTCCAGAAATGAATGGGTTGGTGTGAAGTCTTTAGTTCCTGTTCTACTCCCATAAAATGACGTTGGCTGAAGAGGGGCAGGAACAAGTGGAGCTgagaaaataaagttttacagaTATATGTGAAGATGAGTGTAACAGAGCTGAGGGGAGCTGTCAGGAGATAAGATGATCAGTCACTAACCTGATGCTCGGTTCTCCTCTGCATGCTTCAGCTTCTCTTTGCAGCTGTGGAGGAACTTTCTGGGTGTGTCTGTGATGGCCTTATTGTTACTGAATATAGGTaatgtggaaaataataaaTACTCAAGTAATTGAAGCATACTCATAGAAAGTTATTAAACTCAAGTGAGAGTCCTGTACCTTGAGGAGTCGTTTTCTTTGGGGTAGTCTTCAGTCATATCACCATCAGAGCTCATGAGTCTCTTCCTTTTCTCATTCCTACAAAAAAAACAGGTGTAAACATAACTAGAGTTCAgcttaacctcttgaaaagcacccccattctggcccgaaaccatgaaaatacctactttcactaaaagggctgtttttactaaaccatttatagtataagcataactgtggtatcattagatagaagacactttgagcttcgttttccatgtttcaaaattattttaagataaaaattttaaaagttagagaggctgaagtacattgtaataaaaaattttttccataacatcttttttagaactaaaaatcttaatgataaatatatgtgtgaaacctagaaatgcaatgaggccaaagccacaagtctaaagaagttatatttcacgtttgaagtcaatagactCAAAAATtaggttcttgcaagagtttttgtaagactagtgccttttctaagtgccagtcagccacaaaataaaagtcttttgtttacatgcatacacgttcgttctttttattatttatccttatataagcgtataaaatgccaTATCCgcaccaggaaataaagcttcacacaaagatcgttgaattcgtgttctaattggctacacgttttgtctatcaatattttccatgaagtcattggaggaacgcgcgagtcagatgacgtcacgatatttgacagcgctgtttggatattatgtattatactcccgcctacttgtacaatcaagtttgagtgctggttttgaacgcgagtgtgatctcatatacaagtgttacgatgtaaatagtcctcagattgcaTATTATAATCTGttacaagacgtgcatctgaaatctgatgtaaacaatggaaaatatatccatatttcacggattatacgcatttgtggacaaaaatggtcattggatgtactttgttggagagtttttatgggttattcacacatctgaaacagactggattcgattcgcgttccttataccagcacaaaggtaaggagtcagtttatattatgcatgttgttatctggacttctgtaataaaatactatatttatgatactagagcaatttaatctcaaaacggacaccatacactgatgctaaacccttagaccttttaaacgatgtatagtagtgttattattattgttgtttgtacacagtaggctatatatatattgttagcagcataaaaaaactgacgtctttccgtgcgcgagctagtgcgcgtcgagaggttaataGTGCCGCTTTTATATAACATACAATATTGAGTTCAAATATTCTAACACAGATGGactaaatggatagttcacagcaaacgtaaattctgtcatcgtttTTCTTAATTTAACAAGAAATGGAGAAATTTCGAAGAAcgataataaacaaacagatctgggcagaaaactttacaactattaactagggctggaccagaatattcgAATTTCCTCTAGAAATCTTAGAACCATGTTTGGAATCACTTATTAAAAACCTttttcagaacacatttttctTAATCTCTTCATAAAAGTAAACATCATAAATGAAAAATGTACAAACCTAATCTCTGAGAGTCCAGCGCGGCCAGGTGTCGAAGTGACTCTGCTGGGACTCCCAAGAGGTTTTCGGGGCGTGCTGTCCTCTCTGTTGTCCAGGCTTGGGCGCTTTGGAGTGGTCTGAAATGATACAACAGTGGGTCAGCAAACAAAatttagtccaaaaattcaCAAGCGTCTCTGGTCATATTTTGCTGCACCTGTTTCTCTGATGGAGAGAGACCGGAGTCGTTATGCGGTGTGCGATTCCCAAGAACTAATCCAAAACTGGCACTTCCCTGGTTTGTCTTTAAGACTAAAATGATCAAAAGCAAAAACATATCGTGACATAGGAGAAATAATAAACAGTGGCATATCCACTCTGTTATTACGACATCATACCTGTTTGTTTACCATGCTTTATCATTTCAAGATATTCCTTCATTCTTTTCGCAACCAATACGGGCAGTTTCTCCATCGTGATGATACCCTCTTTCAGTGTTAATACCACACGGGCCATGCCAGGCGACTGATTCCACGAAACCTTCACAGTGGGATTTAGCTGTTAAGAATAGAACAAATAGCATACATTAACATCTTAAACATCACAATTAAACACCGTAACCTCTAGGAGAAATCCAAAGACAGGTTCAAAAGAATTACGTCCATACCTGAAAGCTTTTCGGGGCACCACCACTGTTGAATTTGAGCAACAGATTGATTTTGTTGTCTCTCTCATGGATCTCAAAGATACCCTCTTTCCATTTGCTGCTAAACCCCATGCACCTGATGCGGATGCGAACAGGGCCGCCGCTGGTCAGCTTGGGCACTGCGACAGCCATGAGAGAATGAAGCTCTGGACAAAACTGGGAGCGAACAGATGAGGCCAGTGATCTTCAACAAAACACACAAGAAAAGGATGAGCTTTGTAGACAGACaaaaacattacacacaaactatcaggaaaacaccacaacaaGGTCAGTGGCAAAAACTTTGACACTTAGTAACAAAACTTAGTAACAAAAACACTAGTTTCTAAACAGATCTCTCATACACAGGCTGTATCATAACTAGAGTTGATTTGGGGTGAAAAGTTTCCGGTAAATTTCCAGAAACTTTCAATGCGAACATAAACTGGGGAATTTCAGAAACATTCCAAATTGGAAATTTACCAGGAATTTActgaaattatttcaaaatttaggGAAATTTATATAAACTATCATATACAAACAGGGCTGTGACGGTTCTCTAACCACCTTGCATTTGACAAACTGTGAAAAATGTATAATCTCACCAAGTGAGATGTCTGCAGGTTTGTGTGAATGCAAACGGCCAGTAGACTCTGAGTTACTGCGCTATTTGCAAGTGGAGGCAACTGATATCACTAAAATTTTTGCTTAGGTGCACCAGCACAAAAGTTAGGTGCACTCTAATTTTTGACCGCATCGGatttatagttcacccaaaaatgaaaattgtgtcataatttactcactctcatgttgttacaaacctgtataaatgtctttgttctggtgaacatgaatgaaaatattttgaggaatgtttgtaaccaaaccgttcatgagccccatttacttccatagtattcttttttcctactatagaagtgaatggggctcatgcttggtttggttattaacattcctcaaaatattgctttgtgtttatcagaacaaagacatttatatagGTTTGTAACTAAATGAGGGagagttaatgatgacagaattttcatttttgggtgaactgtccctttaacaccgCAAGTTTGGTTTAATACAGAATATAAACATGTAGgctattttataattttcatgttGTCATTCCATTTTCCTTAAACGAGTCAtgcacagtcctgtttgataacccGCATCCGCACGATTAAAATAACccgttatccgacatcagcatcAATTTAT
The genomic region above belongs to Paramisgurnus dabryanus chromosome 15, PD_genome_1.1, whole genome shotgun sequence and contains:
- the usp37 gene encoding ubiquitin carboxyl-terminal hydrolase 37; translation: MAVAVPKLTSGGPVRIRIRCMGFSSKWKEGIFEIHERDNKINLLLKFNSGGAPKSFQLNPTVKVSWNQSPGMARVVLTLKEGIITMEKLPVLVAKRMKEYLEMIKHGKQTVLKTNQGSASFGLVLGNRTPHNDSGLSPSEKQTTPKRPSLDNREDSTPRKPLGSPSRVTSTPGRAGLSEIRNEKRKRLMSSDGDMTEDYPKENDSSSNNKAITDTPRKFLHSCKEKLKHAEENRASAPLVPAPLQPTSFYGSRTGTKDFTPTHSFLDRPSSTGQCSSAKRSLVLPNHSTPFKKVRPTLDYGGWNKPRPSTPAQPQPPLQGFSNLGNTCYMNAILQSLFSLPSFSNDLLKQGIPWKRVPINALLRRFAHLLAKKDISSPDVKKDLLRRVKNAISSTAERFSGYMQNDAHEFLSQCLDQLKEDVEKINKSWRNEPSVWEEPQGARLADEADTSRIYTCPVSVNMEFEVQHTITCKSCGEVVMKREQFNDLSIDLPRRKKTLAMRSIQDSLDLFFRMEEIEYSCEKCSGKSATVSHKFSRLPRVLILHLKRYSYNTQLSLNSKLGQQVFIPKYLTLLSHCTDATRPPLSLGWSAQSTLSRTLKTSQAVNSSTLRKGSQKLDNSSIVLCDSDSEEELVRKVARKHQADDDRTEEVQHNGQIEHLEFNAINDDEILEAVMENNHDDTILPACPDDEPTSSPDTGIGDTDSQDLTHHLNLLDGEKQPTDALESLDLTMDENKENQTPEGAQGEMDWVQQYSLDQEREEQELQQALAQSLQEHEAREMREDDDLKRATELSLQEFNNSLPELLCSDDDSGNEDGLDMEYSEAEAEDLKRNAETGDLPNSFRLISVVSHIGSSSSSGHYISDVYDMKKQSWLTYNDLDVSRTQESSVQRDRERSGYIFFYMHKDVFEELSEQERTGGDAGRTVLQPL